In the Solanum pennellii chromosome 5, SPENNV200 genome, one interval contains:
- the LOC114077194 gene encoding uncharacterized protein LOC114077194, with the protein MATPLNLEEGQSSTRPPRFNGHFYSWWKVRMHDFLMAEDSELWDIVLDGPFIPMIEEKDGEKTSLVPKPTQKYDEADRKKIEKGYKAKTLLVCGIGPDEFNRVSACESAKEIWDYLKTAHEGTEQVKESKIDMLTSRYKNFKMKEGETIHEMFTKLSSITNELRSLGEPINMSKQVKKVLRILPKSWESKVDAITEAKDLKVLTMDALIGNLKTHEMNRNHDSSKKEVKKDKSLMLKFQKIVRKNKGFKRGTNGPRNTTQNDTCYKCGKAGHFIRECPLLKNENKEHQKLRSDKEKRRDLVLGKNDRKAAADYVVKKALAAWGDSSSDSEDPNEPNDVAMVAVHEEEPFSMKFMIDSVIELTSERDIMNAELDSLTENKVKLEERISKMMSLESDNTELKNQLNQIIEEAEKLNGMSNGLQVEIEEKLKNSEKNLGLSLEKSNRLENNIYSLLSVSQICDKGNEVKFTSEKCTMVSLTTKKVILTAFRSKNMYVANLETSHGDDLTCLSAQNENAYLWHRRLGHLVSKKNKSNHLLAQKASNLIQNTGVVTHGFMWTFEGSKQKWQEIHSGDS; encoded by the exons ATGGCTACTCCACTTAATCTAGAAGAAGGTCAGTCCTCAACAAGACCTCCtcgtttcaatggacatttctacagttggtggaaagttagaatgcatgaTTTCCTCATGGCTGAAGACAGCGAGTTATGGGATATTGTACTTGATGGACCATTTATTCCAATGATAGAAGAAAAGGATGGAGAGAAAACTAGTCTTGTTCCAAAGCCTACACAGAAATATGATGAAGCTGAtagaaaaaagatagaaaagggctACAAGGCAAAAACTCTTCTTGTCTGTGggataggacctgatgagttCAATCGTGTCTCAGCTTGTGAGTCTGCTAAAGAGATTTGGGATTATTTAAAGACAgctcatgaaggaactgaacaagtcaaagaatcaAAGATTGATATGCTTACCTCACGGTataaaaacttcaaaatgaaggaaggagaaacCATTCATGAGATGTTCACAAAATTGTCCTCCATTACTAATGAGCTGAGAAGTCTTGGTGAACCTATCAACATGAGCAAACAAGTCAAAAAAGTGCTTCGAATTCTTCCAAAGTCCTGGGAAAGCAAGGTTGATGCCATCACTGAAGCTAAAGATTTGAAGGTGCTGACAATGGATGCTCTCATTGGAAATTTGAAGACTCATGAGATGAATCGAAATCATGACTCatcaaagaaggaagtcaaaaAGGATAAGTCATTGATGCTGAA atttcaaaaaattgtgagaaAGAACAAAGGTTTTAAAAGAGGAACAAATGGTCCTCGAAATACTACTCAAAATGATACCtgctacaagtgtggaaaagCTGGACACTTTATCAGAGAGTGTCCTCTACTCAAAAATGAAAACAAGGAACATCAAAAACTAAGAAGTgacaaagagaagagaagggacctggtactcgGTAAGAATGATCGAAAGGCTGCTGCTGACTATGTGGTCAAAAAggctcttgctgcatggggTGACTCTTCAAGTGATTCAGAAGATCCTAATGAACCAAATGATGTGGCTATGGTGGCTGTGCATGAAGAGGAACCattttcaatgaaat TTATGATTGATTCTGTAATTGAGTTAACCTCTGAAAGAGACATCATGAATGCTGAACTTGATAGTTTAactgaaaacaaagttaaactGGAGGAGAGAATATCAAAAATGATGTCTCTAGAGTCTGATAACACTGAACTTAAAAACCAGTTGAATCAGATAATTGAAGAAGCTGAAAAGTTGAATGGAATGTCAAATGGTTTAcaagttgaaattgaagaaaaattgaaaaactctgAGAAAAATCTGGGATTGTCTTTGGAGAAGAGCAACagattagaaaataatatt TACAGTCTTTTGAGCGTGTCTCAAATTTGTGACAAGGgaaatgaagtcaagtttacTTCTGAGAAGTGCACTATGGTTAGTCTAACTACAAAGAAAGTCATTCTCACTGCTTTCAGAAGTAAAAACATGTATGTGGCCAACCTAGAAACGTCTCATGGAGATGATCTGACATGTCTTAGtgctcaaaatgaaaatgctTATCTTTGGCATCGTAGGCTAGGGCAT CTTGTgtcaaagaaaaacaaatcaaatcatCTTTTAGCCCAAAAAGCAAGTAACCTCATCCAGAACACTGGAGTTGTTACACATGGATTTATGTGGACCTTTGAAGGTTCAAAGCAGAAATGGCAAGAAATACATTCTGGTGATAGTTGA